One Citrobacter amalonaticus genomic window carries:
- a CDS encoding GNAT family N-acetyltransferase produces the protein MTGEDIPAVQLFLIQHLNEFFAADRPVPDAGQDVFNLQQQYIQQQRNVLLCAWSEKHELIATLAVCQYDDRITELRGRYILTETAEICRCYVDKRYRRKGIGGQLLAFAETFCEQQQYNLLYLHTHHFLPGGYSFWRRNHFQVVMDMHDDWQLVHMERSHKLA, from the coding sequence ATGACCGGAGAAGATATTCCGGCGGTTCAGTTATTTCTGATTCAACATCTGAACGAGTTCTTTGCGGCGGACAGGCCAGTCCCTGATGCCGGACAGGATGTTTTTAACCTGCAACAGCAGTATATTCAACAGCAGCGGAATGTATTGCTGTGTGCCTGGAGCGAAAAGCATGAACTCATTGCTACCCTGGCCGTCTGCCAATATGACGACCGCATTACCGAACTTCGCGGACGCTATATTTTGACAGAAACGGCAGAAATTTGTCGCTGCTATGTGGACAAACGTTATCGCAGAAAAGGTATTGGGGGTCAGTTACTCGCTTTTGCTGAAACATTCTGCGAGCAACAGCAGTACAACTTATTATACTTACATACCCACCATTTTTTACCGGGAGGTTATTCATTCTGGCGACGTAATCATTTTCAGGTTGTAATGGATATGCACGATGACTGGCAATTAGTGCATATGGAGAGATCACATAAATTAGCATGA